From the genome of Naumovozyma castellii chromosome 7, complete genome:
CCAATGGAGAGATTTTTTACTTTTAATGCCTCGAAAAAAAGGCTCCCGTTTGCAAACAGCATATTCGTACTTCTATCTATTCAATGAAGATGTCGATTTATCCTCTGAAGGTGATATGACGCTTATCAATGACTTTATTAAGGGATTTGGTTATTTTATTGCCGGTGGATTATCAGGAGTAATATCACGTACGTGTACGGCCCCATTAGATAGAATTAAGGTATTCTTGATTGCAAGAACCGACCTCTCATCTACTTTATTGAATTCCAAAGATGCATTAATAGCTAAGAATCCAAGGGCTAACTTAGCAAAAATACGATCACCTATAATAAAGGCCATAAGATCATTATATAGACAAGGTGGGCTAAGAGCATTTTATGTTGGTAATGGATTAAGTGTATTCAAGATTTGTCCGGAAAGTTCAATCAAATTTGGTACATTCGAATTGGCTAAAAGACTAATGGCAAATTTGAGTGGTGATAAGCTAGTTAATGATTTATCTAAATTGCAAACATATGTTGCTGGTGGGATTGCTGGTGTGATGGCACAGATATCAATATACCCAATTGATACTCTAAAATTCAGAATCCAGTGTGCACCCTTGGAAGGGAATTTGAAGGGAAATGCATTGCTCATTTCCACTGCCAAAGAGATGTATAAGGAGGGTGGAATTCGTGTTTTTTACAGAGGGGTTTTACTTGGTGCATTGGGAATCTTCCCATACGCTGCATTAGATCTTGGCACTTTTTCTGCTTTAAAAAAATGGTATATCAAAAGGCAATCCAAAAAACTCAATATTCCTGAAAAGGATGTCATGCTCAGTTACTTACTCGTGTTACCTATGGGGGCTTTTAGCGGAACAGTAGGAGCTACTGCTGTATATCCAATAAATCTACTTAGAACAAGACTTCAAGCTCAAGGAACATATGCACATCCTTACACATACACAGGATTTAGGGATGTCTTTATGCAGACCTTGAAAAGGGAAGGTGTGCCTGGTTTTTATAAGGGATTGGTGCCAACTTTGGTGAAGGTTTGCCCAGCAGTGTCGATTGGATATTTGTGCTATGAGAAGTTTAAAGCTGCTATGAGTTTGGAATAATGAATGATGCCTTTTCATGTTCAAAGTATTTGATATCGTTTAATATACTGCGAAATGCACACATAcacatttatttatatttctGTAATTATACACTTTCgattaaatattcaacaaattcatgGAGTTATTGTTTCTAAATTGTTTTTGAGCCAGGAGAAAGATTTCTGATGAGATTATTCAATCTTACCTTGTGGAGCGATGATACATCTGTTTGGTTTAATCTCTTTTATAATATACaatcttttttcttgtctttttttatatatcatgaaattaaaatatatctaAACTGATAGCAAACATTCTTACATTTTATGTCCTTTATATAGTTATTCATTTGGATAAAAATATCGTCTTCGTCTAGGAACCAGAAATGCTCAAACGTAGTCAGATAAGTTTATTTTAATCGTAAACGTTCtagaatattttgtaacTTTCCATCAAATTCTAAAACTTTTTTCTACTTGTAAACCACTGTctggaattttttttgcACATAATAATGATCTTTAACCTATGCATCtataaaatatttagttCCAGGACTTTCAATGGTAAAAACCTCCACCGGcgattttcaattttcgCATACGAGCTTCATTAGTTATTCTTTCAAGTTTCATAATTAAAACATGTAGCAACAGTTCctatttttatatatttttcctactttctttctttttggAGGAAGTGTGTTAAAATGTGCTGTTCAGGCCTTTTGAGCAAcctaatattttatttactttATATTTTACAGTCTTGAATGTTGaacaattttaaaaatatacaaaatttcaaatttatcta
Proteins encoded in this window:
- the SAL1 gene encoding Ca(2+)-binding ATP:ADP antiporter SAL1 (ancestral locus Anc_2.210), which gives rise to MALPGFHNSQERDKSYEEVFRRLDLNDNGKIDFKTLKKAFENTDHPLKNNEEAMQFLFAAMDGNHDGIVDLEDFKKYASIAEGQIEKGFQRIDVDNDGMIRASDVSKYLSTLAKKEAASNDTKKVNSPVATKFNKFIEWAFHKDQKSQELSNNSAYISYDQWRDFLLLMPRKKGSRLQTAYSYFYLFNEDVDLSSEGDMTLINDFIKGFGYFIAGGLSGVISRTCTAPLDRIKVFLIARTDLSSTLLNSKDALIAKNPRANLAKIRSPIIKAIRSLYRQGGLRAFYVGNGLSVFKICPESSIKFGTFELAKRLMANLSGDKLVNDLSKLQTYVAGGIAGVMAQISIYPIDTLKFRIQCAPLEGNLKGNALLISTAKEMYKEGGIRVFYRGVLLGALGIFPYAALDLGTFSALKKWYIKRQSKKLNIPEKDVMLSYLLVLPMGAFSGTVGATAVYPINLLRTRLQAQGTYAHPYTYTGFRDVFMQTLKREGVPGFYKGLVPTLVKVCPAVSIGYLCYEKFKAAMSLE